TAGTGTGATTCATAAAGTTTTTTTAATTGACTCCCTATTTTAATTGTAGGATTTAGAGAGATAAAAGCATTTTGAAATACTGCACCTATTTTGCAATTTTTTTCAAACTTCTCATATTTTATAATACTACGTTCTGGTAAAATTCCCAAAATAAATTTAGTAGTTAACGTTTTCCCACTTCCTGACTCTCCTACAAGTCCTACTACTTCACCTTTTTCCATATGAAAATCTATATCTCTTAAAAGTTTTTCTCCATCTATCTCTAAATTTAATTTCTCTATATTCAATATCATCAGAATCTTTTTCCTCTCTTTTCCAGTTTATTCATCTGATAAACTGTAAATATTATAGCCAACCCTGGTACAATAGTAAACCAAGGAGCTGATAAAAAATATGATTGTGATTGATTTAATATATTTCCCCATGTTGGATATGGTGGTTGTATTCCTAAACCTAAGTATCCTAAACCTGCCTCTGTTAAAATAGCTCCTGCAAACCCTGTTGTAAAACTTATTAAAACAGATTTCATTATATTAGGTAAAATATGATAGAAGATTATTCTAATATTTGATACTCCATAAGTTTTAGCAGCTATTACATACTCCATATTTTTCTCTTTTTTTACTAATCCCCTTACCATATTTACACATCTTGGAAGATAAATTATAAATATTGCTACTATCATAGAAAGAAAACCTGTTTTTAAAACTATTATAACTCCTAAAGCTATTAAAATTGAGGGTATCGCTATTATTACCTCTATAAAAGATGTTATTATAGAATCTAAAGATTTTCCATAATACCCTGCTATACTTCCAATTATTGTTCCTACTATTACTGATAGAGCAACTGAAACTGATGCTATCAACAAGGTATAAAAAGATCCTAAAATTAATCTACTAAAAATATCCCTTCCCATATTGTCACAACCTAAAATATTTTCTAAATTAGGTGGAGTTAAAATCTTATTATCATTTATTGCATAGGGATCTTGATAGAAAAATAGTATTAAAAATAGAAGTATAAGAATTAAAACAATATATTTTCTCTTCATACTATTTTTCCTCCTTAATTCTTGGATCTATTATAGAATAAATTATATCTATAAAGAAATTTATCAGCACAAGAACAACTGAAGTATAGAAAATAAGCCCTTGTATCAAAGGAATATCCCTTGTTAAAACTGATGTTATTAAAAGTCTACCTATTCCAGGAATAGAGAAAATCTGCTCTATTATAACTATCCCTGTAATAAGATCTATTACCATCATTCCAGCTAAAGGAACTACTGGTAAAATAGAATTTTTTAATATATAGAGATTTAACCATTTCATCTTCATTCCATTAACAAAAAGATATTTAATATATTCCTCTCTCATCTCATATTCAAGATTACTCTTAATATATCTTGTTATCACTCCAATATTTGGTATAGCTATCACTGCACAAGGTAAAAGTAGTGAAGTAAAGCTATTATTATACCCTACTGAAAATAATCTCAATATAACCCCAAAAACAAACATAAATATTATACCTAACCAAAATGATGGAATAGATATACAGATTCCAACTAAGAAATCTCCAAATTTCTTTATATGTTTATTTTTTACTTTATACAAAATAAATGATAGTGGAATAGAAACTAAAAACACTATTGCAATGGAGATTAAAGCTATCTCCATTGTCAATGGTAATCTTTCTAAAATCAATTTCATTACAGGTTCAGAGTATTTGAAAGAGTTTCCAAAATCTCCAACTAATACTCCTTTACCCCAATCTAAATATCTTGCAAAAAAACTCTTATTTAATCCCAGTGTCTCTCTCAATAACTCAATATCCTCTGGTGAGCTTTCAACTCCCAATATTGCTGCTGCTGGGTCTCCTGGAATCATCTCTAATAATAGAAATGAAAGTGTACCTATTAAAAATATGGAAAATATCATTTTCACAAATTTTTTTAAATAAAACATCTTTATTCTCCAATGCTTAACTTAGCGAAGTTAATAAATGATAAAGGATAATATACAAATCCCTCAATATTTTTGTCCATTGCTGTTATTAGCTTAGGATCCATTATATATACTGCTACATGATTCTCTCTTAAAATCTCTTGAGCTCTCTTGTAGTTTGCAATTCTTTTATTTTCATTAGGTGATAGTTTAGCTTCAGCTATAAGCTTATCATATTCAGAATTACTATAGTTATAGAAATTTTTTGGGTAGTCAGAAACATATCTTCTTAAAATTGAATATGGATCTAATTTACCTGTAAGCCCTACTATTGTAGCCTCATGTTTTCTTCCGCCATATACATCTGATAACCATGTTGCCCACTCTACTGTCTCAATATTCATAGTAACTCCAACCTCTTTAAGTTGTTCAGCTATTACTTGAGCAGTATTAACGTGCATTATATAGTTGCTTGGAACTCTAACTGTAAATGTTAAATCTGAGTATCCAGCCTTTGCTAATAATTCTTTAGCTTTTTCTACATCTCTAGTTTCTCCTATATTTTCAATGCAATATTTTTTCATAATTGGACTCATATTTGTTTCAAGTTTTATTCCTAGTCCACCCATTACATTTTTTATTATAGCATCTTTATCTATTGCTAAATTTATAGCCTCTCTAACCTCTTTATGTGAGAATGGCTCAAATTTATTATTCAATGCTAAAAGTTGAACTGTATTTTGAGCTCCTGAAACTGTTTTAAAGTTTTTCAATTCATTTACTCTTTTTGAGTCAACACGAGGTAACATATTTATCTCTCCAGATAATAGTTTTAAGAAAGCTGTCTCAGCATTTGGAGTTACAAATACCTCTACATCATCAATCTTTGCCTTTTCTCCCCAATAATCATCATTTTTAGTAAGAGTTAATTTTTGTTCTTTTTCATAACTAGCTACTTTAAATGCACCTGTACCTATTGGATTTTTATCTAGTGAATCTCTATTTTCATCAGGAACAATAGCCTCTGTCATAGAGTAGATAAAAGCCGAATCTGGTTGAGTAAGTTCAACACTGACTTCATTATCCCCAGTTATCTTAATATCCTTTATATTTGCAAACATAGCTTGAGCTGGAGTGTCTCCCTCTCTACCTGACATTTTTCTCAATGAAAACTCAACATCTTTTACATCAAGAGGGTTCCCATTATGGAATTTAATATTATCTCTAATTGTAAAAGTATATGTCAATCCATCATCTGATATTTTATAATCCTTTGCTACTGCTGGAATTAATCCTCCATCTACATCTGGCATTACAAGCCCTTCAAATACATTCATCATTATCTCTTCAGTACCACTTGATACCATCTTATAAGGGTTTAAACTATCTATATCCATGCTCATTATTGTCTTTACAACTTTTTTGTCCTCTTTTTTCTCTTCACTGCCACACCCTGCTAATACTACTCCTAAAATTGCTCCCAATACTAGCCCTTTTTTACTTAAATTCATTTTTCCCTCCTTGATCTCAGAAAATATTTTTTAAATAGTTAGTGCTTTACAATAAAGCTTAGTATACTGAATCTGATTTATCCTATCATATTTTCTAGGTTATTTCAATGTATATCTTGCTTCATTGTTTTCTTAAATTTTACTTTTGTTTAATATATCTATACTAAATGATTTTTCAGAAATTTTCAAGGTTTTTGTTCTCTCTTATCTTCTTTGGGGTAAAAATCATTCAAAAAAAATGAATTAATATACAAAAAAAGCCCATAAGGGCGAGGTGTGTTGGCTATTTCCTATTTTTGTCAATCCAGTTACAGATGATACTAGCTAGTATACTTGCAACCACCTGTAATAGCAGCTCTTTTAGAAATTCCATTACAACACCTCCGAATTAATATAAGTCTTATATACACAAGTGTTCTGACGACTCATGTATATAATACAAGCCCCCAAAAATTGAGGGCTTATATTATTCAGAACTTTTTATAACTTATATTAATCCATTACCCTTATGGGTGGTGTTTCTACTTTAATGATATCATAGATCTTTACAAAAGTAAATAATGAAAAATTGGTTCTCTTTTATCTATTCTAATATTTTAGAGCAATAATAAGAGGACAGTAAAAAAACTGCCCTCTCTAACTATTTAATTTATTATCTTCCAACTTTAAATTTATAAGATGCTCCAGCTCCTATTGCAAATGATTCTGGATTTCCTGCTGTTGCAGAGTATTTAACATTTACATTAAAGTTATCTGTTGGTGCATATGCTA
This window of the Fusobacterium varium genome carries:
- a CDS encoding ABC transporter permease; translated protein: MKRKYIVLILILLFLILFFYQDPYAINDNKILTPPNLENILGCDNMGRDIFSRLILGSFYTLLIASVSVALSVIVGTIIGSIAGYYGKSLDSIITSFIEVIIAIPSILIALGVIIVLKTGFLSMIVAIFIIYLPRCVNMVRGLVKKEKNMEYVIAAKTYGVSNIRIIFYHILPNIMKSVLISFTTGFAGAILTEAGLGYLGLGIQPPYPTWGNILNQSQSYFLSAPWFTIVPGLAIIFTVYQMNKLEKRGKRF
- a CDS encoding ABC transporter permease, with translation MFYLKKFVKMIFSIFLIGTLSFLLLEMIPGDPAAAILGVESSPEDIELLRETLGLNKSFFARYLDWGKGVLVGDFGNSFKYSEPVMKLILERLPLTMEIALISIAIVFLVSIPLSFILYKVKNKHIKKFGDFLVGICISIPSFWLGIIFMFVFGVILRLFSVGYNNSFTSLLLPCAVIAIPNIGVITRYIKSNLEYEMREEYIKYLFVNGMKMKWLNLYILKNSILPVVPLAGMMVIDLITGIVIIEQIFSIPGIGRLLITSVLTRDIPLIQGLIFYTSVVLVLINFFIDIIYSIIDPRIKEEK
- a CDS encoding diguanylate phosphodiesterase; translated protein: MNLSKKGLVLGAILGVVLAGCGSEEKKEDKKVVKTIMSMDIDSLNPYKMVSSGTEEIMMNVFEGLVMPDVDGGLIPAVAKDYKISDDGLTYTFTIRDNIKFHNGNPLDVKDVEFSLRKMSGREGDTPAQAMFANIKDIKITGDNEVSVELTQPDSAFIYSMTEAIVPDENRDSLDKNPIGTGAFKVASYEKEQKLTLTKNDDYWGEKAKIDDVEVFVTPNAETAFLKLLSGEINMLPRVDSKRVNELKNFKTVSGAQNTVQLLALNNKFEPFSHKEVREAINLAIDKDAIIKNVMGGLGIKLETNMSPIMKKYCIENIGETRDVEKAKELLAKAGYSDLTFTVRVPSNYIMHVNTAQVIAEQLKEVGVTMNIETVEWATWLSDVYGGRKHEATIVGLTGKLDPYSILRRYVSDYPKNFYNYSNSEYDKLIAEAKLSPNENKRIANYKRAQEILRENHVAVYIMDPKLITAMDKNIEGFVYYPLSFINFAKLSIGE